In Streptomyces sp. NBC_01381, the sequence ATCGCGTTGAGCAGCTGGTCGGTGGCGAGTTCGCCGCCGGTGCCGCGCTCAAGGAAGCGGGCGATGAGGGAACGGGCGGACGCGTCGGGCTCGCCCAGGTGGGCGCGGACGATCTCCTCCAGATGCTCGTCCCGCGGCTGGCGAAGGCGCAGCGTGACGCAGCGGCGCAGGAAGGCGGGCGGGAACTCGCGCTCGCCGTTGCTGGTGAGGACGACGAAGGGGAAGGCCCGGCAGCGTACGCGGCCGCGCTCGACCGTCACCGGGTCGTCGGAACCGTCGGTCAGCAGGTCGGCCTTCGGGGTGTGCTTGGCGATGCGGACCAGCTCGGGGATCTCGTACTGGCCCTCCTCCAGGATGTTCAGGAGGTCGTTGGGCAGGTCGAGGTCGCTCTTGTCGATCTCGTCGATGAGCAGGGCGCGGGGGCGCTCGTAGGGGAGCAGCGCGGTGCCGAGCGGGCCGAGGCGGAGGTGGTCCTCGACGCCCGCGCCCGAGCGGCGCTCCTCGGCGCCGATGCCGCCGGAGCGGCCGTGCCGCGGCTCCCGCGCGGCCTGGTCCTTCGCCGCGTACAGGCGGGAGAGCGGGTCGTACTGATAGAGGCCGTCGTGCAGCGCGCTGCGGCTCGTGATGTTCCAGCGGAGGACCGGGCCAAGGCCCAGCTCCCGTGCCACCGCGTACGTGAGGCTCGACTTGCCGCTGCCGGGCGGGCCCGTCACCAGGAGCGGGCGCCTCAAGTACAGGGCGGCGTTGACGAGTTGGACGCAGGTGTCCGTGGCGCGGTACGTGTGCGCACGGTGGACGCGGTCCGGGGAGGTCGCCGAGCCGTCGTCCGTGGGGGTTTCGATGACCGGGCCGCCGTCGAAGGCGCGCCAGGGCGGGGGCGGAGGCAGCTCGGTGATCCCGTCGTGGGGCTCGTTCGTGCCGGTGTAGACGGGCCACAGGGACATGGTCTGGGTTCTCCGGTTTCGTACGTCGGTGTTTCGTACGGCGGGCTCACGGTCTTGTGCGTCGGGCTCACGGTTTCGTACGGCGGGCTCAGGCGACGGGGGAGTGGCGGTGGGCGGCGGGTGCGTCGGGGAAACAGCGCGGGTCGTCCCAGAGGAGCTGCACGTCCCGCGCCCAGTGTCGTTCCGGCTCGTCCGCCGCCTCGGCGGACTCGCGCAACGCCAGTATGGTGCGCGGGAGTTCGGCGGGTGAAGTGCCGTCCACATGGGCCGCGATGCGGTCGAGGAACTCCGAACCGGGGCAGCCGGCGCCCGCCGGGCCGTGGCCATCGGCGCCGTCGCAGCCCGTGCGGGGCCACAGCAGCACCGGCGCGGGTGCGGTCAGCGAGACGTCGAAGTGCGTCACGTCGGCGCCTGGTCCGGTGCGGTCGGCCGGGGGTGGTGCCCCGAACCCCGCGAGGTCCGCGCCGTCCCGCCGCAGCCGGAAGCGCAGCTTGTTCGGCTTCTCCTGGGTGCCGCA encodes:
- a CDS encoding MoxR family ATPase is translated as MSLWPVYTGTNEPHDGITELPPPPPWRAFDGGPVIETPTDDGSATSPDRVHRAHTYRATDTCVQLVNAALYLRRPLLVTGPPGSGKSSLTYAVARELGLGPVLRWNITSRSALHDGLYQYDPLSRLYAAKDQAAREPRHGRSGGIGAEERRSGAGVEDHLRLGPLGTALLPYERPRALLIDEIDKSDLDLPNDLLNILEEGQYEIPELVRIAKHTPKADLLTDGSDDPVTVERGRVRCRAFPFVVLTSNGEREFPPAFLRRCVTLRLRQPRDEHLEEIVRAHLGEPDASARSLIARFLERGTGGELATDQLLNAIYLTGAAGVDAASRDDLARQLMPYLTQSADPGPDAH